From the genome of Candidatus Poribacteria bacterium:
ATACAACCCAACATGAACAACATCCAAAACGCCTACAACGACTGGTCAGCAACTTACGATTCTGACAAGAATCGCACGCGGGACTTAGATCAGGCCGTCACCGAGAAAACACTCGCAAATTGGCAGTGCAAATCAATCCTTGAACTCGGCTGTGGAACGGGAAAGAATACTTACCTTTTGTCACAAATCGGTGAGAACGTTTATGCTCTCGATTTCTCAAAAGGCATGATTGCTCTCGCCAGAGAAAAACTGAAGTTCAGCAATGTGACTTTCTCGCATGCCGACATTACACATCCGTGGCATTGCGATAACGCGTCCGTAGACCTCGTCGTCTGCAACCTCGTCCTTGAACACATAGAAAACCTCCAATTCATATTCTCAGAGGCATTCCGTGTATTGGTTCCTGGCGGTCACTTCTTCGTCTCTGAACTGCACCCTTTCAGGCAGTATCAAGGCACACAAGCAAACTTTCAAACAACTCAGGGAACCACAGAAATTCAGGCATTCGTGCATCACATCTCAGATTTCCTGAATGCCGCCACAACCAATGGATTCCGCCTCAAGGAATTCAAGGAATGGTGGCATGAAACAGATCAAAACAAACTGCCAAGACTTGTGTCTTTTATGTTTGAAAAAAAATAATGCAAAAAAATTTGACAAAAGAAAAAATACATGATATACTTAACAGTGTAAAGTTAAATGACTCTGTAAATAAAGGGTAAAGCAATGGGTGTTAAAGA
Proteins encoded in this window:
- a CDS encoding class I SAM-dependent methyltransferase is translated as MNNIQNAYNDWSATYDSDKNRTRDLDQAVTEKTLANWQCKSILELGCGTGKNTYLLSQIGENVYALDFSKGMIALAREKLKFSNVTFSHADITHPWHCDNASVDLVVCNLVLEHIENLQFIFSEAFRVLVPGGHFFVSELHPFRQYQGTQANFQTTQGTTEIQAFVHHISDFLNAATTNGFRLKEFKEWWHETDQNKLPRLVSFMFEKK